From Daucus carota subsp. sativus chromosome 6, DH1 v3.0, whole genome shotgun sequence:
tattttataatatttggtttgtttttcggacatgtttgttgttgaacTTTGTATTCaggaaaaacacaaataaaattaaaatttgtcatactttaaattaaaaataaaattaaaattcgtcataatttaaattgttaattacgtgtataaatttattttcattttttcaccatgaattatagtccaatttgacaattttatatattagtattgatattacatctagatttttataatataaaatttattttatcctacaaatattaattttgaaacattaatatattttttataaacatccacaaaattattttattctacaaatattaatattaaatcatcaatataatttttataggccgccgcaacgcgcggcttctcaactagttaaaaaaaataaagaaaaatattagagACTCTTTCTAAATTTAAAAGTCTCTTCTCTCTTATTCTAGAAGTCTCCGCGTAtctcttaacttattttcattaataaaaattcattATCTCCTACTCATTCATCCTTTTTACCATTCTTTttgtacatatattaataatatatagaataaatataagatatattGTTAAAGttaacattattaaaatatactaacCTTGTAAGAgtcatgtattttatattatatttaacaatCCGGTAAAAACTCGAAATTGTGCTAATCTTTTTAAGCACAACAtagtatttttttgaaatagaaTTTATATTCCGCCAGAAAATGTTGCGTATAAATTCAATTCTTGCTTATTTTATATTATCcaatattatcaaatattatattaattatttatgacAATTAAGAATTTATAGtaaactaaattatttttaatatacaatACTTTTgagctcaaataattgttataacaACGGGAAATTTATGAATGTAAgttgatatataatataagttgatatatttaatttacaagatatatttctaattttaatctaaaaattacaaaacttcAAACATGTATAAATAAGAGGAGGAAAGTTGAAGGAGGTAAATACAAATGCACACATACACTGTATTACTGTAACACTGCACGTTGAAGTCATGTTCATATCAACCAAAGACCCTGTTTGAAAATTTGCTATTAtcggattgaattagatattttgattagcgaattgaaatagatgttttgactagcatattgaattagctgtttctcgtaaaactgttgGTAAATAGCTAATTGATTACTctttctgttttgaaatataagtcgtttgattattttcacgtatttttaagtTCTTTTGACCGCatactaaaaattattatttttgaaattttctttttttaaataaaaatatatgattgatattattattcaaaacaaaaaaaattcaaaaataatgattttaagtatgcggtcaaaacacttaaaattacgtgcaaaaaagtcaaacgacctatatttcaaaacggcaaaaaagtcaaacgacctatatttcaaaacggagggagtagttttttctgaaataaaccAAAATCTTTAACCAAAAAGCtgctcaaagtagctttttcaaaattagctttttgggtcCAAACCTCTGTTataatccgctaactaccaaacaatTTATATTAGCGGATTGtagtggtcaaacctctgaatcaccccaaacctctaattttacccCAAACTTCTAACTTTCAAACAAGGCAAAGGTAATCATTTATTGGCAACCAAACAGTCCTCTATTTCACACCGCcagtttcaaatataaatactttTAGTACCCTCAGTAAATGTGTTGgttcaaattcaaaataaaataaacacttTCATCTGCCCTGCGCCTTCGCCTCTTTTTTCCCGCCAACAGTAACAGGTATTTCATTCACTTTCTCATGTATGTAAATGTATATACATTACATTTGCATATAGCATGATGTAAAATATATAGATCTGTATGTATTGTATGGAAATATGTCTTTAAACTGAATCAGAGATGAGAAATAGGCGAATCGGTGTATTTTTCTCGTTTTGTGCAAATTCATCGTCAATTGCAAGTCTCGGCCacaaatttcatgaaatttctcCATTGATTGCTCTTAGTTTCAGTTTTCTAGCTGTATTTCTTTCAGTTTGATGCTTATCATGTATATGTGCGTGCTTGTATGTATTCTGTATATTGTACGGAAGTGTATCTGTTAGTGTGCATCTCCGAATCACACAACAAAGAGAGGCGCATCACTACTGTATACAAATTCGAGAATACGTGTATTTCGTTGTGTTTATTAGATGCTGATTGATGATTATGGAGTGTTTTGAATAGATAGTAGAAGACTTGATATAATAAACTAGGTTGTATGAGTTTTGAGTATGTGTAACATGTGTGCATCTCCGGATGATTATTGAATGTGTCCGAGTGAATAAATTAATCATTACTTTCTCAGTTTTAATGTTTATTGTGCTCCGAATAGTTTATATTGTGTTTTCTCTCTATTCGTGTCTTTTCGGGACATAGATCAAGTTGTTGTTACTTTTTAGCATTTGTGTATATATCACTGTGTGTATATTGTGATAgatttgaatttattaaaagGATAATAAACATTCAGTATAAACTCCATTATCGAAAGATTAGAATTACAAATAATCATTGTATAAGAGagaataaaaacaaaatgaCAACTAACTAACTGACATTAGTCACATTACATACACATTCTGTATTTACAATGAAAGTATATACATCTCTAAACCAAATTTCCTAAATAACTCCAAGCTGAGTTGGCCTGTTGATCTGTTCATATCAGCTGGATTTGTTGACTGAGTTGATAGGATTTTACAGTCTGTTTGTGTTTGGTTTGTCGAAATATTGTCTTCAAAATGTGATTACCGTCGACCTGTTGTCTTCATAATGTGCTTACCTTCCTTATAATGTCTATTTGCAGATGAATTTACTTTAATCCGTGGAGTCTACTTCATAAATTACCACTATCAGTTCGGTCCAAATTTATGAATCTATATTTTTATCAGCATGTAAAATATCTTAGTTGTTATCTTGGATAAGCTTGTGCATTATTTTTCCTATTTATGTTGATACAATTATAGTTGAACACTAACTCTAATGGTGAGATTCTTAGTTGACTGAAGTTCTCTGAAGTAAACCCGTGTCTTTGCTCAATTTCTTTGTTACCATTTCTCATCATGTGTGTGCTCTCTCGTCTTTCTACTAAATGATATTATAGTTTGACAATATGATCACCATGTCTAAGAAGTAATCTGTCTCAAAAAGTTACAGCTTGTACATATTTTGAACTTCAAGGTTTTGATGTAGTATATGCTGCATCATATTGTTAATCCTTCTAACTAAATTTGCATGTAGTAATTAATACTTACAGAATCTTTCCAATATATTAAACttatatgtttaaaaatatgaaGAGTTTGTGTATATGATGTTCATGTTCATCTATTTCATGTATTAGTAtaggcatttttttttttaccatgtTACTCAACTAGTCAACTGGATAGAACTTTGTACGCAAGTAATGATTTGACAGGAAATCTCTTCAtaattttctatcaattttcgTTTGGCGTTTCTGTTGCAGAAACTTGAGACATTTTCAGTTGATTTTTTTACTGCCACTGATATGGATCCTCCTAATGAAAATAAAGACAAGCAGTCATCCGTTTTGATGGACATCATCGACATCGAGGATGTTGCGCCTATTGAGTTACCCAAGAAGGCAAATGATATCAATTGGAAAGTTCTTAAAAACTTTCAGACAGCCTTAAAATGTTTTGATTCAACTGAGCAAGCGGAAAAAGCAATTCAACATGTTTTCAACAGCCTCCCTTCAACTGAGACGGAAACTGAAAATACTAGCATCGCAAGAACTGTGCCAGTTGCTGCAGATGTTTTGCTTCGTATGATGTCAGATGCGGTGAGATAGAATTATTGCGAAGATACATGTAGCATTGCTAGGTTAAAAGCTACTAACTAGGGAGaaaaattacaataattaaGATTCTACAACAATACTTTTGTTTTATTAGTAAAACGGCTTGCTTCATAGTAGTTTtcagtattttatattttgtttttgaaactgCTGTAGAGAAATTAGAACCCGATAAATATGAGAAAGAAACTTTTCATATTGTATTCGCTAACTAAATATTGTGAATCTGGGAGTGTAATAATATCATAGAGGAAAAGCAGATTGCATTTATTGGAGGTATTCTCTATAGAACATACCATGTAGTGGATCTGCAAGTCTATTATTGTGCAAAATTTCGGCCTTATGTATCGACATTATTCTATCCTTAATAAATCGCTTGACACCcttttattgtgtttttttcCAGGAATTATGGGCTTCTTCGCTGGTCCACATTGTGCATCTTTTATCTTCCAGTGTTCCGCCTAATTTGTATCGACAGATGAAATCTGATAGGAGAATCAAAGAGATTTTAATGGTAATTCTGATGTATGAACCTTTGACATCCTTAATGAGTTCTTCTCCTCGGTGATGGTTACATACCTTAGCATGCAAGATACTTTAAGTGATATAGTAGATATACTTTCCCGTCTTCATCTTACATTGCATACATAACACTTATTTTTGGTTAAATAGATAAATGCAGATTTCCAGCTGCCATCACCCTTGGTTCAgagacaaaattttcatttctatAGATTTATAAAGGAGGTTGATGAGAATACGTGGATCATGTTTGACATATCTACAGACTATTTTCTGGATAGCTCTGATGGCTCAGTTGGGCAGAAAGTATGGAGGCGTCGGTCAGGGGTGATAGTCCAAAAGTCAAATGACAGCTCCAAGGACTGCAGGGtagtaattattcttttaatgaAAATACCAGTGTTCCGTGTTGCTGTATGATTCTGTACCTCGTGCAAACAATTATAAAGTAAAAACACATGATTGTAATTTTCTATAAGAGTGATTTAATACTTCTTGTTTGAAGTATGATCACCTTCCTTTCTCTAAATTACACGCCAGTCTGATTTTGATCTTCTTTACTATTGAAACTTTTATGTTATTGACTTGTTTAGGTTCACTGGGTTGAAAATGTACAATCTCCTGGAACCAATCTGCAAGATAATCATTCCGCAGTGATAAACTCAAAAGGGTGGTTCTCTGCAAATCGTTGGCTGAGCACGTTGATATGGTCGTTAAGGCGAAGTCAAAGTAGTTTCACTATTAATAAGATGAATGTGAATGGTAGGGAAATATGACTTTATACCttgagtgcaagttttattatgattttatgaCCTTGCTTGAACTAGTCACTAAAGTTCTTAATTTGTTTGATTAACACACATATTGCATAGCGATTGAAATACGTTTGGTGATTCGACTTGTTAGCTAATCATATTATGAATTGGAAAATGGAAATTGACTTGTTCTAATGGTTTAgtcttatgaaatatatttgcaTCTGTATCTCACACGTGTTAATCTTTTAGTAGCACTTTCTATGTTAtcaaaactagaattatagCTAGTTTTTCACTCTTGAACTCATTGGAGATGAGTTTGGAAGCTACAACTATACAAGCATAGATGATATGTTCataatatgttatttatatgACCACCATTTTCACTCTTCAAGTTACAGTGTTATCAGTCAATTAAGTTACTGCCTATTGTAAAAGTGAAAATTATTAGTATGAGTGTAAGAGTGATTATATGTGCTTTCTAATAGATCTTGAAATTTTAATGTAGAGGTATATTAAGGGTTATTCTGTATTTAGTTACGGTAACACTCAAATTTCATTCATAAAGTTTGATTATTCGCATCATTGTTATATCCCAATATTAAATGTGTCCATTTTATTAGAACACTGATCTAGTAATATATTGATACACAATTTGTCTTTACACATGTAAATGACATGTAATAATAATGTGTAGGATGATTTATAACAATTGTCTTTATACATAGGATTCTAGATGCTTTTTCTTCTCCTTTGTTGTTCTGTTCAATAGCCCCTGCTCAGAGTTTAACACTTTGTGTTGAGATTGCAGCTCAGAATCTGTTGCTGACTTTAACTgtgaagatgaagatggtttTTCTAGACATTGTGAGTGTGACTCCTGATGACAGGAACTGGGTTACTTTGTCGAATGACAACAATGTCAGGGTTATGAGAAGTAGATATGATACTGTTAGCATTCCTGGCACATACTCTTACATTGCTGTGACTACCTTTCAACTCAAAACAACTCCTTCTAAAGCTTATAATTTCCTAATGCAGCATCTTGTAGAGATACAGGTACACATGAAACCAGTCCTATCTACAATATTTTTGTCTGCAAAAAGTGTTGTAATTGTAAAGTTAACAGCATAGGTAAATAAAATTTCATCAGTTTCTAATCTAGTGTCATACCATCATGCCTTACTCTCTAAGAATAAATGCTAAAgacatatatttgttttatatgaaTCGGGCTCATTATATATCTTAGGCTGACTAAGTTGTATGCATAAGCGTTTTTAACTTGTTTTTCATGTTACAATTCCCTGCGGTATCTTATGTTCTTTGCTCATTTTTACAAGTCCTTTCATTTCTGGAATTCAACTTATTCAAAAAGTATGACCGCCAATATGTGAGATGCTTATTTACAGAGAATTATCTGGAATCACGAGTATAGTGGAAATGAAATATAGTATCCTGACCACTTTATGCAGTGGCCATGGCCAATGACTCCGCTTGAGGCAAAGAGTTTCAAGGAACGTGAAGAGATGATAAAATATGAATCAGAGAGCAATCATATTACTGTACTAAAGAGAAGCGGACCAAATGTATTGATTGTCTCTTTGAAAACCTTTGTTTCCCTATTTATGCTTTAAAATTTGCTAAATTCTGTGGTGGCTTTGATTTTACAGGAAGATGAATATCTACTGCAAGAAGCTTCAATGGATGGCTTATTTAGCTATGTTATAGCAGCACCAATGACTGAGAGAGAAATTCATTCTAGTCTTTTGCGTGGCATTGAGGGAGATGGGATACTACACCCTGCTGGTTTTTCCATATTACCTGAAAATCCCAACTCTGAGTCCTCACTAGTAACCTTTGCTGTGAGGCAGCCAGTCAATGTCTCTAAAACCGAGAACGATGCAGTTGAGCCGATGGAGATTGTCATTGGTTGCATGATTCAAGGTACGTTCCtcccagattttttttttttttttttatctatattgTGGTTGGGATTAATATTCCAATTTTCATTTACAGTATCATAGATTCTCAGGTTTGCACACATTGTCAAATAATATATCTATGAATTTATTTTACGTTATCTTCATTTTCACTTGTTGGAACTTTCTTTGGTTGAATTTTTCAACTCAGATATTCAGGAATTGCTGCAGAGCACCGAGACAGATGACAGTGAATAATCTGTATAGCTTGCTTAATGCTATTACTGGTTATTGccttttgataaatgatttttaaaactCTGCTGTATATACAGTTTGTACTGCTTATAATACTTGAACCTACAGATTGTTGTAATGATGTATAGGGTATAAAATGCATCACTCTGGAAAAGTCATCTACGAGTATAATGATACATGGCATTTTGAAGTTTGTGGTATATAACACGCGCAGCAAGTATTCTgtgaaattttttcttttaattgctTTCCGGTAAGAGACaggataaatatttattttgactttttttaTGGTTTAATCTCGTAGTGGAAAGTAATCTTTTATTTATCTTCCTTTTGTGAATGatagttattatatatatttaaaaatggaTTTATTTTTGTGGGCTTTCAAATGTGTAAATTCTTTCGGTGAGGTGAATAAAGTTAATTAACAAGATGTGCTTCAATTATAATAATCTATTCTCTTTATTCGTTTTGTTGAACCTGACATTATGCTCGGAATGAAgtggttatattttaaaaatcactttttattcttataaataagatttattattttgttatgatAATAGAAAATATGCAACATTGCTGTAAGTTTGTAGAGATTCAAGTtagctataattatagataaagaattttgtttgataaaattcatatatactat
This genomic window contains:
- the LOC108226859 gene encoding homeobox-leucine zipper protein ROC7, which encodes MDPPNENKDKQSSVLMDIIDIEDVAPIELPKKANDINWKVLKNFQTALKCFDSTEQAEKAIQHVFNSLPSTETETENTSIARTVPVAADVLLRMMSDAELWASSLVHIVHLLSSSVPPNLYRQMKSDRRIKEILMINADFQLPSPLVQRQNFHFYRFIKEVDENTWIMFDISTDYFLDSSDGSVGQKVWRRRSGVIVQKSNDSSKDCRVHWVENVQSPGTNLQDNHSAVINSKGWFSANRWLSTLIWSLRRSQSSFTINKMNVNAQNLLLTLTVKMKMVFLDIVSVTPDDRNWVTLSNDNNVRVMRSRYDTVSIPGTYSYIAVTTFQLKTTPSKAYNFLMQHLVEIQWPWPMTPLEAKSFKEREEMIKYESESNHITVLKRSGPNEDEYLLQEASMDGLFSYVIAAPMTEREIHSSLLRGIEGDGILHPAGFSILPENPNSESSLVTFAVRQPVNVSKTENDAVEPMEIVIGCMIQDIQELLQSTETDDSE